The Vigna radiata var. radiata cultivar VC1973A unplaced genomic scaffold, Vradiata_ver6 scaffold_267, whole genome shotgun sequence genome has a segment encoding these proteins:
- the LOC106755140 gene encoding UDP-glycosyltransferase 79B30: MEPRPLHIAMYPWLAMGHQTAFLHLCNKLAIRGHRISFITPTKAQAKLEPYNLHPHLITFVTITVPHVEGLPPDAQTTADVTYPLQPNIMTAMDLTRDDIETLLTDLKPQLVFYDFTHWMPTLTKKLGIKAVHYCTASSVMIGYTLPPARYYQGIDLSETDLMEPPEGYPDSSIKLHAHEARAFAGKRKDTFGSDVLFYDRQFIALNEADVLAYRTCREIEGPYLDYIGSQFKKPVLATGPVILEPPTSELEEKFSTWLGGFEEGSVVYCCFGSECTLRLEQFQELVLGLELTGMPFLAAVKPPVGFETVESAMPEGFEERVKGRGFVYGGWVMQQLILAHPSVGCFITHCGSGSLSEALVNKCQLVLLPNVGDQILNARMMANNLEVGVEVEKDDNGNYTKESVCKAVSIVMDEENETSKKVRDNHTKLRETLLDINLESFYLDNLCSRLQEIVDEGV, from the exons atggAGCCACGTCCTTTGCACATAGCTATGTATCCATGGCTGGCCATGGGTCACCAAACAGCATTCCTCCATCTATGCAACAAGTTGGCCATAAGGGGTCACAGAATCTCCTTCATCACACCCACAAAAGCACAGGCCAAGTTGGAACCATACAACTTGCATCCTCACTTGATCACATTCGTTACCATCACAGTTCCTCACGTTGAAGGTCTTCCCCCTGATGCACAAACCACTGCAGATGTCACTTACCCTTTGCAACCAAACATCATGACAGCCATGGATCTAACCAGAGATGACATAGAAACCCTTCTCACTGATCTCAAACCTCAACTTGTTTTCTATGACTTCACACATTGGATGCCTACCTTGACCAAGAAATTAGGCATCAAGGCTGTGCACTATTGCACTGCTAGCTCTGTCATGATTGGTTACACTCTTCCACCTGCCAGATATTACCAAGGGATTGACCTATCAGAAACTGACCTCATGGAACCCCCAGAAGG gTACCCTGACTCTTCCATCAAGCTTCATGCTCATGAGGCTCGTGCCTTTGCCGGGAAACGAAAGGACACGTTTGGGAGCGATGTTCTCTTCTACGATCGCCAATTCATAGCACTGAATGAAGCTGATGTGTTGGCATACAGAACATGCAGAGAAATCGAAGGGCCTTATCTTGATTACATTGGAAGCCAGTTCAAGAAGCCTGTGCTTGCAACTGGTCCAGTTATTCTAGAGCCACCAACCTCAGAGTTGGAGGAAAAATTCTCCACATGGCTTGGAGGGTTTGAGGAAGGATCAGTAGTTTATTGTTGTTTTGGGAGTGAGTGCACTTTGAGGTTAGAGCAGTTCCAAGAGCTGGTGCTTGGTCTTGAGCTGACTGGCATGCCATTCTTGGCAGCAGTGAAGCCCCCAGTAGGGTTTGAGACAGTGGAATCAGCAATGCCTGAAGGGTTTGAAGAGAGGGTTAAAGGGAGAGGGTTTGTTTATGGAGGTTGGGTTATGCAACAGTTGATTCTTGCACACCCTTCTGTGGGGTGTTTCATCACACATTGTGGTTCTGGTTCTTTGTCTGAGGCACTGGTGAACAAGTGTCAGTTGGTACTGCTGCCTAATGTTGGTGATCAGATTCTGAATGCAAGGATGATGGCCAACAACTTAGAGGTTGGTGTGGAAGTGGAGAAAGATGACAATGGAAATTACACAAAGGAGAGTGTGTGCAAAGCTGTGAGCATTGTGATGGATGAGGAGAATGAAACCAGCAAGAAGGTGAGAGATAATCATACTAAGCTCAGAGAGACCCTCCTTGACATAAATTTGGAGTCTTTTTATCTTGACAACCTATGCAGCAGACTCCAAGAGATAGTTGATGAAGGAGTTTAA